A region of Oceanispirochaeta sp. M1 DNA encodes the following proteins:
- a CDS encoding MarR family winged helix-turn-helix transcriptional regulator, giving the protein MTEKEMNLKLIIVLGRMTKSMEKALTPQISNSGITMTQFAVLEALYHKGPLTVNEIIETTLSSSGNMGVVIRNLEKAGSVKKAVSEQDKRSRKISLTNKGEDLIAALFPEHVKDIMRAFKGLDISEKSALIELVKKLGKSIGE; this is encoded by the coding sequence ATGACTGAAAAAGAAATGAATCTTAAACTCATAATTGTCCTGGGCAGGATGACTAAATCCATGGAAAAGGCGTTGACACCTCAAATAAGCAATAGTGGAATAACAATGACTCAATTTGCTGTTCTGGAAGCCCTCTACCACAAAGGACCACTCACAGTAAATGAGATCATTGAAACGACTCTTTCATCCAGTGGAAATATGGGAGTTGTGATCAGGAACCTTGAAAAAGCTGGATCTGTTAAAAAAGCTGTCTCAGAACAGGACAAAAGAAGCAGAAAAATAAGTCTGACAAATAAGGGAGAAGACCTTATAGCAGCTCTTTTCCCGGAACATGTAAAAGATATCATGAGGGCTTTTAAGGGTCTGGATATTTCTGAGAAGTCAGCACTCATCGAACTTGTTAAAAAGCTTGGAAAAAGCATAGGAGAATAA
- a CDS encoding response regulator transcription factor, which yields MEKILILEDSDSIRESVENYLKLNDYEAFSCASCAEAKEALEHFIPNLAIIDISLPDGNGFFFSRDHLRGKNIPFLFLSSQNEESDRITGLELGALDYITKPFSLKELIMRVKAILKRANPDGSSAVQKQKWVLGPDTIEYAEITHKLSLNGVDIHLTTMEWEILSTLILHEGAILSREQIQKNLHFVTGELSPKTIDSHVKNIRSKLENPDWIVAVRSFGFRFTGEPALA from the coding sequence ATGGAAAAGATCTTGATTCTTGAGGACAGTGATTCAATTCGTGAATCCGTTGAAAACTATCTCAAACTGAATGACTATGAAGCCTTTTCCTGTGCTTCATGTGCAGAGGCAAAAGAAGCTCTGGAACATTTTATACCCAATCTTGCAATTATTGATATCTCCCTGCCCGATGGTAACGGTTTCTTTTTCAGCAGGGATCATCTGAGGGGTAAAAATATACCTTTCCTCTTCCTGAGCAGTCAAAATGAAGAATCAGATCGAATTACAGGTCTTGAACTGGGAGCTCTGGATTATATAACCAAGCCTTTTTCATTGAAAGAACTCATTATGAGGGTTAAGGCAATTTTGAAAAGAGCCAATCCTGACGGCAGCAGTGCCGTTCAGAAGCAAAAATGGGTCCTTGGACCGGATACAATAGAATATGCAGAAATAACACATAAACTGAGTCTTAATGGTGTTGATATTCATCTCACTACAATGGAATGGGAGATCCTTTCAACCCTGATTCTTCATGAAGGTGCTATTTTATCGAGAGAACAGATTCAGAAAAACCTTCATTTTGTGACTGGAGAGCTCAGTCCCAAGACAATTGACTCACATGTAAAAAACATCAGAAGTAAGCTTGAAAACCCTGATTGGATAGTTGCGGTCAGAAGTTTCGGTTTTCGCTTTACCGGAGAACCTGCCCTTGCGTAA
- a CDS encoding HAMP domain-containing sensor histidine kinase codes for MRKTFTRIFTNLVLLITFFVLVQSLIIIKFAIHTVNQIVSNELEESADQLRMLFGIHEHMSSFSIDKLDDGFLLTQYYPQVQSIKFYDNHGVLKHTMGKEILEEDEELLRRRFTIPYKTVEKDNGEVFHFELLPYPKPLQLQRPKLQWINSYIRYNVFMILLSIPLAMAFAFIFSSKLADDSKKISAALIRLAHGERDVDIPQGVTIESQKIASVACHLQKQIIEKEKRQIRRVQELTHDLKSPLAGLYTQLESVEMGVLELSEERFSHLYGELGFLNSLIDNMAEVYRLVDDNVYYSPQEIRSTQLVNTLIDRFSPIAEEAGKVMKTDIKVSVFTADFNLLLRAVGNLISNAIQHGSGEEISFKIYVENDEVQIDLINDGHISEDELPHVLTRYWSKGHNGSGLGLPIAQLIARKHNGDLRVQNLEEDHVLFSLSIPQNHRN; via the coding sequence TTGCGTAAAACTTTTACACGAATATTTACGAATCTGGTACTCCTTATTACCTTTTTTGTTCTGGTGCAAAGCCTCATAATTATAAAATTTGCCATTCATACAGTTAACCAGATTGTTTCAAATGAGTTGGAAGAGAGTGCGGATCAACTGCGTATGCTCTTTGGTATTCATGAACATATGAGCAGCTTTTCTATTGATAAACTGGATGATGGATTTCTTCTCACTCAGTATTATCCTCAGGTTCAAAGTATTAAATTTTATGATAATCATGGAGTCCTGAAACATACCATGGGTAAAGAGATTCTTGAGGAGGATGAAGAGCTGCTTCGCAGGCGATTCACCATACCCTATAAAACAGTTGAAAAGGATAATGGGGAGGTTTTTCATTTTGAACTGCTACCTTATCCCAAACCCCTTCAACTCCAGCGTCCCAAGCTGCAGTGGATAAATTCCTATATCAGATACAATGTTTTTATGATCCTGCTCAGTATTCCTCTGGCAATGGCATTTGCTTTCATTTTTTCATCAAAACTTGCTGATGATTCGAAGAAAATTTCAGCAGCTCTCATTCGTCTGGCTCATGGAGAAAGGGATGTTGATATTCCCCAGGGAGTAACAATAGAAAGTCAGAAAATTGCCAGTGTAGCCTGTCATCTGCAAAAGCAGATTATAGAAAAAGAGAAGCGTCAGATCCGTCGAGTACAGGAGCTGACTCATGATTTGAAGAGTCCCTTGGCAGGGTTGTATACTCAACTGGAATCAGTGGAAATGGGAGTACTTGAGCTGAGTGAGGAAAGATTCTCTCATCTCTATGGCGAATTGGGATTCCTAAACAGCTTGATTGATAATATGGCGGAAGTATACAGGCTGGTGGATGATAATGTCTATTATTCTCCCCAGGAAATCAGATCTACCCAGCTTGTTAATACACTGATTGATCGTTTCAGTCCTATTGCTGAAGAGGCTGGTAAGGTCATGAAAACAGATATAAAGGTTTCAGTTTTTACTGCAGATTTCAATCTTCTCCTCAGAGCTGTTGGAAATCTCATCAGTAATGCCATACAGCATGGAAGTGGTGAAGAAATCTCATTTAAGATATATGTGGAAAATGATGAGGTACAAATTGATCTGATCAATGACGGTCATATTTCTGAAGATGAGCTCCCCCATGTTCTGACCCGTTACTGGAGTAAAGGACACAATGGAAGCGGTCTGGGACTTCCCATCGCTCAATTGATAGCCAGAAAGCATAATGGTGATCTAAGGGTCCAAAATTTAGAAGAAGACCATGTTCTTTTCTCACTCTCTATCCCCCAAAATCATCGAAATTAA
- a CDS encoding diphosphate--fructose-6-phosphate 1-phosphotransferase translates to MSNLSSLQKARYAYQPKLPAVLQGDIKNITCEMGEPTESVADQTEVKGLFTKTYGNPIARFVKGSNPKAGEKINLGVILSGGQAPGGHNVIAGLYDGLKKSNPESKLYGFLGGPAGIMNSKLVEIDDAMMDAFRNTGGFDIIGSGRDKLESEEQFEMSLATCRKYDISGVVIIGGDDSNTNGAVLAEYFAAKDSGVTVVGCPKTIDGDLKNEYIETSFGFDTATKTYSELIGNIEKDSNSAKKYWHFIKLMGRSASHIALECALQTQPNVCIISEEVEEKKMTLAQVVDQITSVVMKRAEKGMNFGVALIPEGLIEFIPEVGALIAELNDKMAHHVDYFSTLKTLEEQQEWLNQQLSKDSSYVFSSLPRSIQEQLLMDRDPHGNVQVSRIETEKLLIEMVGHKLEQMKVEGKFAGKFSALAHFFGYEGRCAFPSNFDSDYCYALGFSAFILMSHGLTGYISNVADLQKSADQWVPGGCPLTMMMNMEQRHGSMKPVIRKALVELDGAPFKAFAANRDAWAVETAFIFPGAIQYYGPTEVCDQPTETLKHEKA, encoded by the coding sequence ATGAGTAATTTATCATCTCTTCAGAAGGCACGTTATGCCTATCAGCCCAAACTGCCTGCCGTACTGCAGGGAGACATTAAAAACATCACCTGTGAAATGGGTGAACCTACAGAATCCGTAGCAGATCAGACAGAAGTGAAAGGACTTTTCACTAAAACCTACGGCAATCCAATTGCCCGCTTTGTTAAGGGAAGCAATCCCAAAGCAGGAGAAAAGATCAATCTCGGTGTAATTCTTTCCGGTGGTCAGGCTCCCGGTGGTCACAATGTAATTGCCGGTCTATATGACGGTCTGAAAAAATCCAACCCCGAATCAAAACTCTATGGTTTCCTTGGTGGACCCGCAGGAATCATGAACAGCAAACTCGTTGAAATCGATGATGCCATGATGGATGCCTTCAGAAATACCGGAGGATTCGATATCATAGGTTCCGGCCGTGATAAACTGGAATCAGAAGAGCAGTTTGAGATGTCTCTGGCAACCTGCCGGAAATATGACATCAGCGGTGTAGTAATCATCGGTGGTGACGACTCGAATACCAACGGTGCCGTTCTGGCCGAGTATTTTGCTGCAAAAGATTCGGGTGTCACAGTAGTCGGCTGTCCCAAGACAATCGATGGAGACCTGAAAAACGAATACATCGAGACTTCATTCGGATTCGATACAGCGACCAAAACCTATTCAGAACTTATCGGAAACATTGAAAAAGATTCAAATTCCGCTAAAAAATACTGGCACTTTATTAAATTGATGGGAAGAAGTGCTTCTCATATTGCTCTGGAATGTGCTCTCCAGACTCAGCCCAATGTCTGCATCATCTCTGAAGAAGTTGAAGAGAAGAAAATGACACTGGCACAGGTAGTGGATCAGATCACATCAGTTGTTATGAAGAGAGCCGAAAAGGGCATGAACTTCGGTGTTGCCCTGATTCCTGAAGGTCTTATTGAGTTTATCCCCGAAGTGGGAGCACTGATTGCCGAACTCAACGACAAGATGGCACACCATGTAGATTACTTTTCCACTCTCAAGACTCTTGAAGAGCAGCAGGAATGGCTGAATCAGCAGCTGAGCAAGGATTCATCCTATGTATTCTCCTCACTGCCCCGCTCCATTCAGGAACAGCTTCTTATGGACAGAGATCCCCATGGAAACGTACAGGTATCCAGAATTGAAACTGAAAAACTTCTTATAGAAATGGTCGGGCATAAGCTGGAGCAGATGAAAGTAGAGGGAAAGTTCGCAGGAAAATTTTCTGCACTGGCTCACTTCTTCGGATATGAAGGACGCTGTGCTTTCCCTTCCAACTTTGACTCAGATTACTGCTATGCTCTTGGTTTCTCAGCATTTATCCTGATGAGCCACGGACTGACCGGCTATATCTCCAATGTTGCCGATCTTCAGAAATCCGCCGACCAGTGGGTTCCCGGAGGATGTCCTCTTACCATGATGATGAATATGGAACAGAGACATGGATCTATGAAACCCGTTATCAGGAAGGCTCTTGTAGAGCTTGATGGTGCACCCTTCAAGGCCTTTGCAGCTAACAGAGATGCATGGGCTGTTGAAACTGCCTTTATCTTTCCCGGTGCCATTCAGTACTACGGTCCCACAGAAGTATGTGACCAGCCTACTGAAACACTGAAGCATGAAAAGGCATAA
- a CDS encoding DUF4349 domain-containing protein: MKRSGYLLLLIIILSTPLFSDDKLYHEITAQLLVKDRQKASENLSDWAEAQGGYFTIRSLDRLTLRIPDTSLKELKDLLEKESEEILDLSQNAFDLRENILMSQSYLDAREELLARNMEYLDKSDFEGTLTLEMEIRRLMQEIDSLRGVLRKYDNDTKYARVDLNISFKNQTLPEGRDSRFDWINEVDFFYYINSPSELSGGMGNGPSLPLPEGFALADKKPWFQALSPEAVHLRLKEVKNYPEQNESFWKKALFTHLEGLGYIPLDNDRSLSLDDKAPFQIKSWGVPLGRKDYIYITGLRMNKDKIEILEIAGEAEYVRSYF, from the coding sequence TATTGATAATCATTCTTTCTACTCCCCTGTTTTCTGATGATAAGCTCTATCATGAAATAACTGCCCAGCTACTTGTAAAGGACAGGCAGAAGGCATCGGAGAATCTCAGTGACTGGGCTGAAGCCCAGGGTGGATATTTCACCATCCGCTCACTGGACAGGCTGACACTCAGGATTCCGGATACATCACTGAAGGAATTAAAAGACCTTCTTGAAAAAGAATCTGAAGAGATACTTGATTTGTCTCAGAATGCCTTTGATCTTAGAGAAAACATTCTGATGAGCCAGTCATATCTGGATGCCAGGGAAGAACTTCTTGCCAGAAATATGGAATATCTTGATAAATCTGATTTTGAGGGAACCCTCACCCTTGAGATGGAGATCAGGAGATTGATGCAGGAGATTGACAGTCTCAGGGGAGTACTCAGGAAGTACGATAATGACACAAAATATGCCCGTGTAGATCTGAACATATCCTTTAAGAACCAAACCCTTCCGGAAGGGAGAGATTCCCGTTTTGACTGGATAAATGAAGTGGATTTTTTCTACTACATCAACAGCCCTTCAGAACTGTCCGGAGGGATGGGCAACGGACCTTCCCTTCCTCTGCCCGAAGGTTTTGCCCTGGCAGATAAAAAGCCCTGGTTTCAGGCACTCTCTCCCGAAGCCGTACATCTCCGGTTGAAAGAGGTAAAAAATTATCCTGAACAGAATGAATCCTTCTGGAAAAAAGCACTTTTCACTCACCTGGAGGGACTTGGTTATATTCCCCTGGATAATGACAGATCCCTGAGCCTTGATGACAAAGCTCCCTTTCAGATAAAAAGCTGGGGAGTTCCTCTGGGGCGGAAAGACTATATCTATATAACAGGACTTCGCATGAATAAGGATAAAATTGAAATCCTTGAAATTGCGGGTGAAGCGGAGTATGTCCGCAGTTATTTTTAA